From the Hymenobacter yonginensis genome, one window contains:
- a CDS encoding FKBP-type peptidyl-prolyl cis-trans isomerase: MPRLIYCLLLLLLPGLAAATPQQGTPAPFGRTPSGFEYRIYRLQSGRYTLRTDVVAAGDTAYARRIGKVLSAHVQYRTGKDSVLFSSRRQLRTALLLPLPELKTKGGIEEAMALLQPGDSATFRFQADSVFQKSFRQPVPPPVRAGGNVLVMLVKANKILTAEGARAEQVRLAEEAKKKEAAEATQRLTKDIAAIQAYAVRNKLTLLKTPGGTHYVITKAGTGTKPVKGQTVSVLYKGALLSGKVFDSSEKNGGQPIQFPIGVGQVIPGWDQAIPLLPKGSKAILLIPSAQAYGPRGAGPDIPPHSILRFDVELLDVK, from the coding sequence ATGCCTCGTTTGATTTATTGCTTACTGCTGCTCCTGCTGCCGGGACTGGCCGCCGCCACGCCCCAGCAGGGCACGCCGGCCCCGTTCGGGCGCACGCCTTCGGGCTTCGAGTACCGCATCTACCGCCTGCAAAGCGGCCGTTACACGCTCCGCACCGACGTGGTAGCAGCCGGCGACACGGCTTATGCCCGCCGTATAGGTAAGGTGCTGTCGGCGCATGTGCAGTACCGGACCGGCAAGGATTCGGTGCTGTTTAGCTCGCGCCGGCAGCTGCGCACGGCCCTGCTACTGCCCTTGCCGGAGCTGAAAACCAAAGGCGGCATCGAAGAGGCCATGGCTTTGCTGCAGCCCGGCGACTCGGCCACGTTCCGGTTCCAGGCCGATTCGGTATTTCAGAAGTCTTTTCGGCAGCCGGTGCCGCCGCCCGTGCGCGCCGGCGGCAACGTGCTGGTCATGCTCGTGAAGGCCAACAAGATTCTGACGGCGGAAGGCGCCCGCGCCGAGCAGGTTCGCCTGGCCGAGGAAGCCAAGAAAAAGGAAGCTGCCGAAGCCACGCAGCGCCTGACCAAAGACATTGCCGCCATCCAGGCTTACGCCGTACGTAATAAGCTAACGCTGCTGAAAACGCCCGGCGGCACGCACTACGTCATCACGAAAGCCGGCACTGGCACCAAGCCCGTGAAAGGCCAGACGGTTTCGGTGCTCTACAAAGGCGCCCTGCTCAGCGGCAAGGTCTTCGACTCATCGGAGAAAAACGGCGGCCAGCCCATCCAGTTTCCGATTGGCGTCGGGCAGGTGATTCCGGGCTGGGACCAGGCCATTCCGCTGCTGCCCAAGGGCAGCAAGGCCATCCTGCTCATCCCCTCGGCCCAGGCCTACGGCCCCCGCGGCGCCGGCCCCGACATCCCCCCCCACTCCATCCTGCGCTTCGACGTGGAGCTGCTAGACGTGAAGTAG
- a CDS encoding FKBP-type peptidyl-prolyl cis-trans isomerase: MRPIRSILLLSCWLISAVAWAQTGPATADSLSSLASPPANSLSTTGGVRYVVLQPGSGAPSTRVAVYYQGFLPDGRVFDSTLAPAKPLRLRVGRGEVIRGWDELLGLLPPGSRVRAWIPAHLAYGAQGVRSPDDDTRYLIPPDTDLRFDIELLPAR, from the coding sequence ATGCGCCCAATTCGAAGCATTCTGCTGCTGAGTTGCTGGCTGATTTCGGCGGTAGCCTGGGCCCAGACGGGCCCGGCTACCGCCGATTCGCTTTCCAGCCTCGCTAGTCCGCCCGCCAACAGCCTTTCTACCACCGGCGGCGTGCGCTACGTGGTGCTGCAGCCCGGCAGCGGCGCGCCTTCAACCCGCGTGGCGGTATACTACCAGGGCTTTCTGCCCGATGGCCGGGTGTTTGACAGTACGCTGGCCCCGGCCAAGCCGCTGCGCCTGCGCGTAGGCCGCGGCGAGGTTATCCGGGGCTGGGACGAACTGTTGGGGCTACTGCCCCCCGGCAGCCGCGTGCGGGCCTGGATTCCGGCCCACCTCGCCTACGGTGCCCAGGGCGTCCGCTCGCCCGACGACGACACCCGCTACCTGATTCCGCCCGATACTGACCTGCGCTTCGATATCGAGCTGCTGCCGGCCCGGTAG
- a CDS encoding FKBP-type peptidyl-prolyl cis-trans isomerase — MKLGFKNSVLVRVAALVLAVAAPALSGCNKTDYAQQQEDRQNEYKVKDDALIQAYLTRKNITAGDGVNQYTRLSDAENNGLYLVKLSDGPATNPLITSGKQAEVKYVGRFLRETNESTIFDNSADNRTPCGCIPVTVGAGRVIKGWDQALLKMRKGDRKLLLVPSYLAYGQVGSGTIPGDEPLLFDMEILDVR, encoded by the coding sequence ATGAAACTCGGATTCAAAAACTCGGTGCTGGTGCGCGTAGCTGCTCTGGTGCTGGCCGTAGCCGCTCCAGCCCTTTCGGGCTGCAACAAAACGGATTACGCCCAGCAGCAGGAAGACCGCCAGAACGAGTACAAGGTGAAAGATGACGCCTTGATTCAGGCGTACCTGACGCGCAAAAACATCACGGCCGGCGACGGCGTGAACCAGTACACCCGCCTCAGCGACGCCGAAAACAACGGTCTGTACCTAGTGAAGCTCAGCGACGGCCCGGCCACCAACCCCCTCATCACCAGCGGCAAGCAAGCCGAAGTGAAGTACGTTGGCCGTTTTCTGCGCGAAACCAACGAAAGCACCATCTTCGACAACTCGGCCGATAACCGTACGCCCTGCGGCTGCATTCCGGTAACGGTAGGCGCCGGCCGCGTAATCAAAGGCTGGGACCAGGCATTGCTGAAGATGCGTAAAGGCGACCGAAAACTGCTGCTGGTGCCTTCTTATCTGGCTTACGGCCAAGTTGGCAGCGGCACCATTCCCGGCGACGAGCCTCTTCTCTTCGACATGGAAATCCTGGACGTACGGTAG
- a CDS encoding FKBP-type peptidyl-prolyl cis-trans isomerase encodes MQLHRNILSLALAAGILGLASCNKGGGDFAKTKTGIEYKIFKNDGGTKYSAREIGPDGDATYKDRLGKILALDVEYRSYKDSVLFNSRKQQGIPMRIELQDLKVKGGLEEALSMLQPGDSGVFRFNVDTIFAKSFRQPVPPFMKPAAGKDGKPSTEPVYMTMFVKAQKLQTREEAQADQQKMMMEQQQKMAAHAEEQLKKDDVILQDYVKKNNLTMQKDASGVYYMVTKPGTGPKPKAGQTVSVLYKGSLLDGKVFDSSEKMGNKPIDFPIGVGQVIPGWDKAIPLLAKGSKATLLIPSSLAYGQRGAGADIPADAPLRFDVELVDVK; translated from the coding sequence ATGCAATTGCATCGCAACATTCTGAGCCTGGCCCTGGCGGCCGGCATCCTGGGCCTGGCTTCCTGCAACAAGGGCGGCGGCGACTTTGCCAAAACCAAAACAGGCATCGAGTATAAGATTTTCAAAAACGACGGCGGCACGAAGTACTCGGCCCGTGAAATCGGCCCCGACGGCGACGCTACCTACAAGGACCGCCTGGGCAAAATCCTGGCCCTGGACGTAGAATACCGCTCGTACAAAGACTCGGTACTGTTCAACTCGCGCAAGCAGCAGGGCATTCCGATGCGCATTGAGCTGCAGGATCTGAAGGTGAAAGGCGGCTTAGAAGAGGCCCTGTCGATGCTGCAGCCCGGCGACTCGGGCGTGTTCCGCTTCAACGTGGACACCATCTTCGCCAAGAGCTTCCGCCAGCCGGTGCCTCCGTTCATGAAGCCGGCCGCCGGCAAAGACGGCAAGCCGAGCACGGAGCCCGTGTACATGACCATGTTCGTGAAGGCCCAGAAGCTGCAGACCCGCGAGGAGGCTCAGGCCGATCAGCAGAAGATGATGATGGAGCAGCAGCAGAAAATGGCGGCCCACGCCGAAGAGCAGCTGAAGAAGGACGACGTGATTCTGCAGGACTACGTGAAGAAAAACAACCTCACCATGCAGAAAGACGCTTCGGGCGTGTACTATATGGTGACCAAGCCCGGCACCGGCCCCAAGCCCAAGGCTGGCCAGACGGTTTCGGTGCTCTACAAAGGCTCGCTGCTGGACGGCAAAGTGTTTGACTCGTCGGAGAAGATGGGCAACAAGCCGATTGACTTCCCGATTGGCGTCGGCCAGGTGATTCCGGGCTGGGACAAGGCCATTCCGCTGCTGGCCAAAGGCAGCAAGGCCACGCTGCTGATTCCGTCGTCGCTGGCCTACGGGCAGCGCGGCGCCGGTGCCGACATTCCTGCCGACGCGCCCCTGCGCTTCGACGTGGAGCTGGTGGACGTGAAGTAA
- a CDS encoding DHH family phosphoesterase, whose protein sequence is MSTISELKELLSQPRQVFITTHHKPDADALGSSLGLAGYLRKKGHSVTVVTPSDYPNFLAWMPGNEEVVVYERRENDAQVRDIINAAEVLFCLDFSCLGRINEMGEYIRHAPGTKVLIDHHQEPEAFADLDYSNSSAAATAELVFEVIRDLGDQDLIDKGIGECLYAGIMTDTGSFRHPSTSRNVHLIIAELLNAGINLSDVHRRIYDSHSEQRLRFLGFVLKDKLTVLREYNTAYIAITQAELKEYDSKTGDTEGLVNFALSIEGIVFAAVLIDRGQAIKISFRSVGDFSVSSFSRDHFQGGGHHNAAGGISHDRLEPTVQRFLSLLPQYQNRLVTAPLAVAPPSA, encoded by the coding sequence ATGTCCACAATATCTGAGTTAAAGGAGCTGCTGTCGCAGCCCCGGCAGGTCTTCATCACCACTCACCACAAGCCCGACGCCGATGCCTTGGGCTCGTCGCTGGGCCTGGCGGGCTACCTGCGCAAAAAAGGTCATTCCGTGACGGTTGTGACGCCTTCCGACTACCCCAACTTCCTGGCCTGGATGCCCGGCAACGAGGAGGTAGTGGTGTATGAGCGCCGCGAAAACGATGCCCAGGTGCGCGACATCATCAACGCCGCCGAGGTGCTGTTCTGCCTGGACTTCTCCTGCCTGGGCCGCATCAACGAGATGGGCGAGTACATCCGCCACGCCCCCGGCACCAAGGTGCTCATCGACCACCACCAGGAGCCCGAGGCCTTTGCCGACCTCGACTACTCCAACTCCAGCGCCGCCGCCACGGCCGAGCTGGTGTTTGAGGTGATCCGCGACCTGGGCGACCAGGACCTGATCGACAAGGGCATCGGCGAGTGTCTGTACGCGGGCATCATGACCGATACGGGCTCGTTCCGGCACCCCAGCACCTCGCGCAACGTGCACCTGATTATTGCCGAGCTGCTCAACGCCGGCATCAACCTCTCCGACGTGCACCGCCGCATCTACGACTCGCACTCCGAGCAGCGGCTGCGCTTCCTGGGCTTCGTGCTGAAAGACAAGCTCACGGTGCTGCGCGAGTACAATACGGCCTACATTGCCATTACCCAGGCCGAACTCAAGGAATACGACTCCAAAACCGGCGACACCGAAGGCCTCGTCAACTTTGCGCTCAGCATCGAGGGCATCGTGTTTGCCGCTGTGCTCATCGACCGTGGGCAGGCCATCAAGATTTCGTTCCGCTCGGTGGGCGACTTCTCGGTGAGCAGCTTCTCGCGCGACCATTTCCAGGGCGGCGGCCACCACAACGCCGCCGGCGGCATCAGCCACGACCGGCTGGAGCCCACCGTGCAACGTTTCCTCTCTTTATTGCCTCAATACCAAAACCGACTGGTGACGGCCCCGCTGGCAGTTGCGCCACCTTCCGCGTAA
- a CDS encoding nucleoside-diphosphate kinase — translation MATNRTFTMIKPDATQDNHIGGILSMIEEGGFRIVALKKVQLTAERAGKFYEVHKERPFYNDLVSYMSSGPIVAAILEKDNAVADFRTLIGATNPAQAAEGTIRKKYAKSIEANAVHGSDSDENAQIEGDFYFSADEQF, via the coding sequence ATGGCTACGAACCGCACGTTCACCATGATTAAGCCCGATGCCACCCAGGACAACCACATCGGTGGCATCCTGAGCATGATTGAGGAGGGCGGCTTCCGCATTGTTGCCCTGAAAAAAGTGCAGCTGACGGCTGAGCGCGCCGGCAAATTCTACGAAGTACACAAGGAGCGTCCTTTCTACAACGACCTGGTGTCGTACATGTCGTCGGGCCCCATCGTGGCGGCTATCCTGGAGAAGGATAACGCCGTAGCTGACTTCCGTACCCTCATCGGCGCTACCAACCCCGCCCAGGCCGCCGAAGGCACCATCCGGAAGAAGTACGCCAAGAGCATCGAAGCCAACGCCGTACACGGTTCCGACTCCGACGAAAACGCCCAGATCGAAGGCGACTTCTACTTCTCGGCTGACGAGCAGTTCTAA
- a CDS encoding nucleoside permease — protein sequence MSTKLRLTILSFLQFFIWGSWLITIGAYWFQTKQWSGAQFGAIFSTMGIASIFMPSIMGIIADKYVNAEKLYGVLHILGGAVLCTVPLVTDPGTFFWVILLNMIFYMPTLALSIAVSYSVLKRQGLDVVKDYPPIRVWGTIGFIVAMWTVSLLGFEKSANQFYIAAAAAFALGIYSFTLPACPPTAKDTPSRSLVDVLGLKSFALLRDTKMLTFFLFALLLGAALQLTNAYGDTFLHDFDKVPAYKDTFAVKYPAIIMSISQVSETLFILAIPFFLRRFGIKQVMLFSMIAWVLRFGLLAYGTPDQPGIWLIVLSCIVYGMAFDFFNISGSLFVETQTASSIRASAQGLFMMMTNGFGAVLGSSVSGLVIEHYFTNPADQTKDWHGIWLAFAAYALVIAVLFVVLFKHKHNPQEVAATEHAEPLLATEV from the coding sequence ATGAGTACCAAGCTGCGTCTCACTATTCTGAGCTTTTTACAGTTTTTCATCTGGGGCTCGTGGCTGATAACCATCGGGGCGTACTGGTTTCAGACCAAGCAGTGGTCGGGCGCGCAGTTTGGGGCCATCTTCTCCACGATGGGCATTGCCTCCATCTTCATGCCCTCCATCATGGGCATCATTGCCGATAAGTATGTGAATGCCGAGAAGCTCTACGGCGTCCTGCATATTCTGGGCGGCGCGGTGCTGTGCACGGTGCCCCTCGTCACGGACCCCGGCACCTTTTTCTGGGTGATTCTGCTGAACATGATTTTCTACATGCCCACGCTGGCCCTCAGCATTGCCGTCTCGTACTCGGTGCTGAAGCGGCAGGGCCTGGACGTGGTGAAGGACTACCCGCCCATCCGGGTGTGGGGCACCATCGGCTTCATTGTGGCCATGTGGACGGTGAGTCTGCTGGGCTTCGAGAAGTCGGCCAACCAGTTCTACATTGCTGCCGCCGCCGCGTTTGCGCTGGGCATCTACTCGTTCACGCTACCCGCCTGCCCGCCCACGGCCAAAGACACGCCCAGCCGCTCGCTGGTGGATGTGCTGGGCCTGAAGTCGTTTGCCTTGCTGCGCGACACCAAGATGCTCACCTTCTTCCTGTTCGCGCTGCTGCTGGGTGCTGCCCTGCAGCTCACCAACGCCTACGGCGACACCTTCCTGCACGATTTCGACAAGGTACCGGCCTACAAAGACACGTTTGCCGTGAAGTACCCGGCTATCATCATGTCCATCTCACAGGTGTCGGAAACGCTGTTTATTCTGGCTATTCCGTTCTTTTTGCGCCGCTTCGGCATCAAGCAGGTGATGCTGTTCAGCATGATTGCCTGGGTGCTGCGCTTCGGCCTGCTGGCCTACGGCACGCCCGACCAGCCCGGCATCTGGCTGATTGTGCTGTCGTGCATCGTCTACGGCATGGCCTTCGACTTCTTCAACATCTCCGGCTCGCTGTTCGTGGAAACCCAGACGGCCTCCAGCATCCGGGCCAGCGCCCAGGGCCTGTTCATGATGATGACCAACGGCTTTGGCGCCGTGCTGGGCAGCTCCGTCAGCGGCCTGGTCATCGAGCACTACTTCACCAACCCCGCCGACCAAACCAAAGACTGGCACGGCATCTGGCTGGCCTTTGCCGCCTACGCCCTCGTTATTGCGGTGCTGTTTGTGGTGCTGTTCAAGCACAAGCACAACCCGCAGGAAGTGGCCGCCACCGAGCACGCCGAGCCGCTGCTGGCCACCGAAGTGTAG
- a CDS encoding alkene reductase: MASKLLSSAQLGSLTLENHLAMAPMTRARSLANVPGSLVAEYYAQRATAGLIITEGTSPSANGLGYARIPGLFNQEQVAGWKLTTDAVHAKGGKIFVQFMHTGRVSHPLNMPEGTEVVAPSAIAAAGDMWTDQQQMQPQPTPRALTTEEVKGLVQDFAKAAKLAVEAGFDGVELHAANGYLLEQFLNPHSNQRTDEYGGSLENRARFVLEVADATVAAIGAERTGIRLSPWSTFNDMALADDIDALYEYLATELQKRNLVYLHLINQENPKCAATIDNLRTKFTNTLILCGGYNAEQAEAELQKGRADLVAFGRDYISNPDLAERFEQHAPLTPGDQSTFYAPGPEGFHQGYTDYPTLAQA, from the coding sequence ATGGCTTCCAAACTTCTTTCCTCGGCCCAGCTGGGCTCGCTCACGCTTGAGAACCACCTCGCCATGGCGCCCATGACGCGCGCCCGCTCGCTGGCCAACGTGCCCGGCTCGCTGGTGGCCGAGTACTACGCCCAGCGTGCCACGGCTGGCCTCATCATCACCGAAGGCACTTCGCCCTCGGCCAACGGCTTGGGCTACGCCCGCATTCCCGGCCTGTTCAACCAGGAGCAGGTAGCTGGCTGGAAGCTGACCACCGACGCCGTGCACGCCAAAGGCGGCAAGATTTTCGTGCAGTTTATGCACACCGGCCGGGTATCGCACCCCCTGAACATGCCCGAAGGCACCGAAGTAGTAGCTCCCTCAGCCATCGCCGCCGCCGGCGACATGTGGACCGACCAGCAGCAGATGCAGCCCCAGCCCACGCCCCGCGCCCTCACGACCGAGGAAGTAAAAGGCTTGGTGCAGGATTTCGCGAAGGCGGCCAAGCTGGCTGTTGAGGCTGGTTTTGATGGCGTGGAGCTGCACGCTGCCAACGGCTACCTGCTCGAGCAGTTCCTCAACCCCCACAGCAACCAGCGCACCGACGAGTACGGGGGCAGCCTGGAAAACCGCGCCCGCTTCGTGCTGGAAGTAGCCGACGCTACGGTCGCTGCCATCGGGGCCGAGCGCACCGGCATCCGCCTCTCGCCCTGGAGCACGTTCAACGACATGGCCCTCGCCGACGACATCGACGCGCTATATGAGTACTTGGCCACCGAGCTGCAGAAGCGCAATCTGGTGTATCTGCACCTGATCAACCAGGAGAACCCGAAGTGCGCCGCCACCATCGACAACCTCCGCACCAAGTTCACCAACACCCTCATCCTGTGCGGCGGCTACAACGCCGAGCAGGCCGAAGCCGAGCTGCAAAAAGGCCGCGCTGACCTCGTAGCCTTTGGCCGCGACTACATCAGCAACCCCGACCTGGCCGAGCGCTTCGAGCAGCACGCGCCCCTCACCCCCGGCGACCAGAGCACGTTCTACGCCCCGGGCCCCGAGGGCTTCCACCAGGGCTACACTGACTACCCTACCCTGGCGCAGGCGTAG
- a CDS encoding superoxide dismutase produces MAFELPKLPYDYAALEPHIDAQTMEIHHSKHHQAYVTNLNNAVAGTELEGKSLEDLMQNIASAPAAVRNNGGGHWNHSFFWQILGPNGGGEPTGAVGEAINKAFGSYEKFKEEFTKAATMRFGSGWAWLCKQADGSVAISSTPNQDNPLMPDTGIKGTPLLGLDVWEHAYYLKYQNRRPDYVAAFYNAINWDEVNKRFAEAA; encoded by the coding sequence ATGGCTTTCGAACTGCCCAAACTGCCCTACGACTACGCCGCCTTGGAGCCGCACATTGATGCGCAGACCATGGAAATCCACCATAGCAAGCACCATCAGGCTTACGTTACCAACCTCAACAATGCCGTAGCCGGCACGGAGCTGGAAGGCAAGAGCCTCGAAGACCTGATGCAGAACATTGCCTCGGCTCCGGCCGCGGTGCGCAACAACGGCGGTGGCCACTGGAACCACTCCTTCTTCTGGCAGATCCTCGGCCCGAACGGCGGCGGTGAGCCAACCGGCGCCGTAGGCGAAGCCATCAACAAGGCATTCGGCAGCTACGAGAAGTTCAAGGAAGAATTCACGAAGGCCGCTACCATGCGCTTTGGCTCGGGCTGGGCCTGGCTGTGCAAGCAGGCCGACGGCTCGGTGGCTATTTCCTCGACGCCCAACCAGGACAACCCGCTGATGCCCGACACCGGCATCAAAGGCACGCCGCTGCTGGGCCTCGACGTGTGGGAGCACGCCTACTACCTCAAGTACCAGAACCGTCGCCCCGACTACGTGGCCGCCTTCTACAACGCCATCAACTGGGACGAAGTAAACAAGCGCTTCGCCGAAGCCGCTTAG
- a CDS encoding nucleoside deaminase codes for MPLSIYSDDHYMREALKQARYAFDEEEIPIGAVVVLDGQIIARAYNQTEKLRDVTAHAEMLALTAAANHLGNKYLTDCTLYVTVEPCVMCAGATAWAQLRRVVYGAEEPKFGYRRHGQLLHPKAEVVPGVLAEECGSLMREFFARKRK; via the coding sequence ATGCCCCTTTCCATCTACTCCGACGACCACTACATGCGCGAGGCGCTGAAGCAGGCGCGCTACGCGTTTGACGAGGAGGAAATTCCGATTGGGGCCGTGGTGGTGCTCGATGGGCAGATTATTGCGCGGGCCTACAACCAGACCGAGAAGCTGCGCGACGTGACGGCCCACGCCGAAATGCTGGCCCTGACGGCCGCCGCCAACCACCTCGGCAACAAATACCTCACCGACTGCACCCTCTACGTGACCGTGGAGCCCTGCGTGATGTGCGCCGGCGCCACCGCCTGGGCCCAGCTGCGGCGCGTGGTGTACGGCGCCGAGGAGCCCAAATTCGGCTACCGTCGCCACGGCCAGCTGTTGCACCCCAAAGCCGAGGTGGTGCCCGGCGTGCTGGCCGAGGAGTGCGGCAGCCTTATGCGCGAGTTCTTCGCCCGAAAGCGGAAATAG